One genomic region from Geotrypetes seraphini chromosome 13, aGeoSer1.1, whole genome shotgun sequence encodes:
- the RBM15 gene encoding RNA-binding protein 15 — MKGKERSPAKAKRSRPAEDSVRERASKKPSSSGGSNGNSSTAKQPDSGGGSSSSRRSLHADKGRAGSREYEAPASGRSSYTSPGNTSSSKSAESRGAAAGRSAEARSAAAAASTAGTAAESEYKTLKISELGSQLSDEAVEDGLFHEFKKFGDVSVKISRAGDERVAFVNFRRPEDARAAKHARGRLVLYDRPLKIEAVYAARRRSRSPPEKESYPVAGAAAAASVAAVPGHRHPHGPRALSPAVLGYRDYRLQQLALGRLPPPPPPPLPRELERERDYGFYGNRVRPAYAALEQRVGFGEEEISPEDDQRANRTLFLGNLDITVSESDLRRAFDRFGVITEVDIKRPSRGQASTYGFLKFENLDMAHRAKMAMSGKVVVRNAIKIGYGKATPTTRLWVGGLGPWVPLAALAREFDRFGTIRTIDYRKGDSWAYIQYESLDAAQAACSHMRGFPLGGQDRRLRVDFADTEHLYQQQYLQPLPLPHYDLVGETFGHRAADPLRTRDRTPPLLYRDRERDLYSETEWIPPPMRDRNRGVYEPLDALERRRDGWSLERERDLPNRDQPRKRRLPDGRHLDPSPESDRSRKRHCVSSERSPEGSSGRDGRYSDAERAVSRIDRPSPSRDRRNSLERGQGDKRDRKSSNSVERERKHRAPESKSPLKKDERPENISARVKSPQKPDGTHKLCLAWQGMLLLKNSNFPSSMHLLQGDLNVASSLLAEGSTGGKVAQLKITQRLRLDQPKLDEVTRRIKVAGPSGYAILLALPGTSASAGEQVTSTQRPLRNLVSYLKQKQAAGVISLPVGGNKDKENTGVLHAFPPCDFSQQFLDSSAKALAKSEDDYLVMIIIICWTCEKEHRILKSIGQFRSGEVACVELTWAWIGRNVCFSISAYY; from the exons ATGAAGGGAAAAGAGCGTTCTCCAGCTAAGGCAAAGCGTTCGCGGCCAGCGGAGGACTCGGTGCGGGAGCGCGCCAGCAAGAAGCCGAGCTCGTCCGGGGGCAGCAATGGCAACAGCTCGACCGCAAAGCAGCCGGACAgcggaggcggcagcagcagcagccgacGCAGCCTGCACGCGGACAAGGGCCGCGCTGGCAGCCGAGAGTACGAGGCGCCGGCCTCCGGCAGAAGCAGCTACACTTCGCCCGGCAACACGAGCAGCAGCAAGAGCGCCGAGTCCCGCGGAGCGGCGGCCGGCCGCAGCGCGGAGGCCCGAAGCGCGGCGGCGGCGGCCTCCACCGCGGGGACGGCGGCCGAGAGCGAGTACAAGACGCTGAAGATCAGCGAGCTGGGCTCGCAGCTGAGCGACGAGGCGGTCGAGGACGGCCTCTTCCACGAGTTCAAGAAGTTCGGCGACGTGAGTGTGAAGATCAGCCGCGCGGGCGACGAGCGCGTGGCCTTCGTCAACTTCCGGAGGCCGGAGGACGCGCGCGCAGCCAAGCACGCCCGGGGACGGCTGGTCTTGTACGACCGGCCTTTAAAGATCGAAGCCGTGTACGCGGCCCGGCGCCGCAGCCGCTCCCCCCCGGAGAAAGAGAGCTACCCCGTGGCGGGGGCGGCCGCGGCCGCGTCAGTGGCAGCCGTGCCCGGCCATCGCCACCCCCACGGGCCGCGCGCGCTCTCGCCCGCCGTCCTCGGCTACAGAGACTATCGTCTGCAGCAGTTGGCTTTGGGACGACTGCCTCCGCCCCCTCCGCCCCCATTGCCTCGCGAGCTGGAGAGGGAGCGGGACTACGGTTTCTATGGCAACCGGGTGCGACCGGCATATGCTGCTTTGGAGCAACGAGTGGGGTTCGGAGAGGAAGAGATCTCCCCGGAGGATGACCAGAGGGCGAATCGGACGCTGTTCCTGGGCAATCTTGACATCACAGTGAGCGAGAGTGACCTGCGAAGGGCCTTTGACCGATTTGGAGTGATCACAGAAGTGGACATCAAGCGCCCAAGCAGAGGGCAAGCTAGTACCTATGGCTTCCTCAAGTTTGAGAACCTGGACATGGCCCACCGGGCAAAGATGGCTATGTCTGGCAAAGTTGTTGTTCGCAATGCAATCAAGATTGGCTATGGCAAAGCAACACCTACAACCCGCCTTTGGGTTGGTGGTCTGGGCCCTTGGGTCCCCCTAGCAGCACTGGCTCGTGAATTTGACCGATTTGGTACTATCAGGACCATAGACTATCGTAAAGGAGATAGCTGGGCCTACATACAGTATGAAAGCCTGGATGCAGCTCAAGCTGCTTGCAGCCATATGCGTGGCTTCCCTTTGGGTGGTCAAGATCGTCGGCTTCGGGTGGACTTTGCAGATACAGAGCATCTCTATCAGCAGCAATACCTGCAGCCTTTGCCGCTACCTCATTATGACCTGGTAGGGGAAACTTTTGGCCATCGGGCTGCTGATCCCCTGAGGACCAGAGATCGCACTCCTCCACTGTTATATAGAGACAGAGAGCGTGATTTATATTCAGAGACTGAGTGGATACCCCCACCTATGAGAGACAGAAATCGAGGTGTTTATGAGCCTCTAGATGCTCTTGAACGCAGACGAGATGGCTGGTCCTTAGAGCGTGAAAGGGATTTACCAAATCGAGACCAACCCAGGAAACGGAGACTTCCTGATGGACGCCATTTGGACCCTTCCCCTGAGAGTGATCGGTCCAGAAAGCGTCACTGTGTTTCTTCTGAACGAAGCCCCGAGGGCAGCAGTGGGCGCGATGGCCGCTATAGTGATGCTGAACGTGCAGTCTCGCGCATTGATCGACCCTCTCCTTCCAGAGATCGCAGAAACAGTTTGGAGCGGGGCCAAGGTGATAAACGTGACAGAAAAAGTTCCAACTctgtagagagggaaaggaagcacCGGGCACCTGAAAGTAAAAGTCCTTTAAAAAAAGATGAGAGACCAGAAAATATTAGTGCCCGGGTGAAATCGCCTCAAAAGCCAGATGGTACTCATAAACTATGTCTAGCCTGGCAGGGCATGCTGCTTCTCAAAAACAGCAACTTCCCATCCAGCATGCATCTTCTGCAGGGTGACCTCAATGTGGCGAGTAGCCTGTTGGCTGAGGGCTCAACTGGAGGAAAAGTAGCCCAGCTCAAGATCACTCAGCGTTTACGACTTGATCAACCAAAATTGGATGAAGTGACTCGACGCATCAAAGTTGCAGGGCCCAGTGGATATGCTATTTTACTTGCTTTACCTGGAACCTCAGCTTCTGCTGGGGAACAAGTCACTTCTACCCAGCGGCCTTTGCGGAACTTGGTGTCCTACTTAAAACAAAAGCAAGCAGCTGGGGTTATCAGTCTCCCTGTGGGAGGGAATAAGGACAAGGAGAATACTGGTGTTCTACATGCTTTCCCACCTTGTGATTTCTCACAGCAGTTTTTGGATTCATCTGCAAAGGCTTTGGCAAAATCAGAAGATGACTACCTTGTTATGATCATT ATAATCTGCTGGACTTGTGAAAAAGAACACAGGATTCTAAAATCTATTGGACAGTTCAGAAGTGGAGAAGTGGCTTGTGTGGAATTGACATGGGCCTGGATTGGAAGAAATGTCTGTTTTAGTATTAGTGCATATTACTAA